The following coding sequences are from one Eleginops maclovinus isolate JMC-PN-2008 ecotype Puerto Natales chromosome 13, JC_Emac_rtc_rv5, whole genome shotgun sequence window:
- the LOC134874824 gene encoding E3 SUMO-protein ligase ZBED1-like, with protein sequence MASGSTEPDPAGLVSKRKYTSVVWDYFGFKKEDVAQSQVLCKTCLVRVGTSRGNTTNLYQHLKTQHKTVYDRCMATKSSSVQNNPSKVNRQGSLTELFEGVTPYERSSKRHTEITKAVTQCIAKDMMAVNTVTKLGFNNLVTTLDKRYKMPSRTYFSQTALPELHMQCRQKVAADLKAVEFFAATTDMWSSRTAEPYQSLTVHYISEDLHLEARSLQTAYFPEDHTGENIAAGLREGLACWDLTEDNLVCITTDNASNMVKAAQLNEWTRLQCFGHRLHLAIENAIKDDRVSRAIGQCRKLVGHFSHSWKKKAALTEAQKELKLPEHSLITECPTRWGSKEKMIARVLEQMTAISKVLSGDRHARPLIPTWQDAAVLKSIHKALHPLSEFTDALSGEEYVSISYLKPVLHLLATSVLAEDAEDTDLTRSIKTKVLAYLNDKYSDLITQELLDVASFMDPRFKTQYISADNLPAIKARLKTEMVESARRTHNQEKRSRTETAQNSPSAQASGGKAKKSLGSLFKTSVASSALPLPLEDVVEAELNSYLLSPVIDGEDDPLAWWKVHNIHFPRLCKMARKYLCVPATSAPSERLFSTGGNIVTCTRSSLKPAKVDMLVFLAKNLEL encoded by the exons atggcctcaggctcaaCAGAACCAGACCCTGCGGGGCTAGtttcaaagaggaaatacacatcagtcGTGTGGGACTATTTCGGTTTTAAGAAAGAAGATGTTGCACAGAGTCAGGTACTGTGTAAAACCTGCCTGGTCAGAGTTGGTACATCACGGGGCAACACTACCAATTTGTACCAGCACCTAAAAACGCAGCACAAAACAGTGTATGATAGATGTATGGCTACAAAATCAAGCAGTGTGCAGAATAATCCTAGTAAAGTTAATCGGCAAGGATCACTGACCGAACTGTTTGAAGGTGTTACGCCATATGAACGCAGTTCAAAGCGGCACACGGAAATTACCAAAGCAGTAACCCAATGCATCGCGAAAGACATGATGGCCGTCAATACGGTGACCAAGCTTGGGTTCAATAATTTGGTAACTACGCTGGATAAGAGGTACAAAATGCCCTCCCGCACGTATTTTAGTCAGACTGCCCTTCCGGAGCTACATATGCAGTGTAGGCAGAAAGTAGCAGCGGACTTGAaggctgtggagttttttgcgGCTACAACAGACATGTGGTCAAGCCGTACAGCGGAGCCTTATCAAAGCCTTACGGTCCATTATATCTCTGAAGACCTCCACCTCGAAGCTCGCAGCCTTCAAACGGCCTACTTCCCCGAAGACCACACAGGCGAAAACATTGCTGCTGGCCTGAGAGAGGGGCTTGCGTGCTGGGATCTCACTGAAGACAACCTTGTCTGCATAACGACGGACAACGCGTCAAATATGGTGAAAGCAGCACAGCTGAACGAATGGACCAGACTCCAGTGTTTCGGACACAGATTACATCTTGCTATTG aaaaTGCAATCAAAGATGATAGAGTATCCAGAGCAATAGGGCAGTGCAGGAAGTTGGTGGGGCACTTCTCCCACAGTTGGAAGAAAAAGGCAGCGCTCACTGAGGCACAGAAGGAGCTTAAGCTTCCTGAGCACTCTCTCATTACTGAGTGCCCTACAAGATGGGGgtccaaagagaaaatgattgccAGAGTGCTGGAACAGATGACAGCCATATCAAAGGTATTGTCAGGTGACCGACATGCACGCCCCCTCATCCCAACCTGGCAGGATGCTGCCGTGTTGAAGTCCATTCATAAGGCACTGCATCCTCTCTCCGAATTTACTGATGCTCTTTCTGGAGAGGAGTATGTGAGCATCTCCTACCTCAAGCCAGTTCTCCATCTTCTGGCAACATCAGTCTTGGCTGAAGATGCTGAGGACACTGATCTGACTAGATCAATTAAAACCAAGGTCCTGGCTTACCTCAACGACAAGTATAGTGACCTCATCACCCAGGAGCTTTTGGATGTTGCGTCTTTCATGGACCCTAGGTTCAAAACGCAATACATCAGCGCAGACAACCTTCCTGCCATTAAGGCCCGACTGAAGACAGAAATGGTGGAATCAGCAAGACGTACACATAATCAG GAGAAGAGGTCTCGCACTGAAACTGCTCAAAATTCTCCAAGTGCACAGGCCTCTGGGGGAAAGGCAAAGAAGTCTCTTGGtagtctttttaaaaccagtgtGGCCTCTTCAGCTTTGCCTCTGCCACTTGAAGATGTCGTGGAGGCAGAGTTGAATAGTTACCTGTTGAGCCCTGTCATTGACGGAGAGGATGATCCCTTAGCCTGGTGGAAGGTGCACAACATTCACTTTCCACGACTGTGCAAGATGGCCCGCAAATATCTATGTGTGCCAGCCACAAGTGCCCCCTCAGAGCGTTTGTTCAGCACTGGAGGGAATATAGTGACTTGCACTCGCTCATCCTTAAAGCCAGCAAAAGTTGATATGCTGGTCTTCCTAGCAAAAAACCTTGAGCTATGA